The DNA region TAATTGAATTGGGTCTGGATCAAGACGAATGTAATCCTTTTTTATACAGAACAAAGCATGATTGGAAAGCGCTTTTCCAATGTTTGCCGAAATATTTAACTCGCTAGCTTTTGTGTTTTTGGAGTGTTTAAATCTGAATAACTCGTTATTTTCTTCAATCATAAGTTCGCCATCTTCTGCAAAGAAGACGGTTATACCGAGTTTTTGGTTAAGAATTAAAGCGAATTGAAAAGCCCCAGCGCTTGTTTTAATAAGGCTATTATCCCACCACTCAGGTAATAATCGCTGTATGAATGACTTAGGATACCCTGCATCTTTTAATTTTGCATAAATTGTTTTTGCTGTTAATGATGGGGAATTATTTTTCTCCATGTTACACCCCTAAGATCAGACAAATATCTTTTTTAATATTACCATAAGTTGACTAAAATGGCAATGATGGTTATAATGAAAAGTTGTTTTCAGGCTGAGTTTTAGAGAGCATTGATTATGATCAGAGAAGCTGAAATAAAAAAAGCGTTATCAAATTATATCAAAGAAAAAAATAATTACACTGATAGTTGCATTGTTGAAGAGTTAAGGTTGAATGGTGGGGAAATTCGGGCAGATATAGTGGATTTGAATGAGATGCACTGCTATGAAATTAAAAGTGAGGGTGATTCGCTAAATAGATTAATCAGGCAAGGTACTCAATATGGGAAAACTTTTGATAAAGTTACTATTGTTGCTGCGCGCTGTCATCTGGAAAAAGTGATCGAAATTGTCCCTAGTTGGTGGGGGATTATTGTTATCAATGAGAAAGAAGAAAAATTTCTTAAAAGCTTTAGGCAAGCAAAAATCAATAAAAGAGTTCTATCTCCAGAAGATATAGCAACTTTATTCTCAAAGGAAGAAGCATTAAGCGTATTAGATAATTTCGACACATCAAAGGGATGGAAAAGCAAAAGTCTCTACAAAATCCAGTCGCACATTGCTGGCTTGCTTTCCCTCGATGAGCTAAAACACTCGGTGAAGGAAAGCCTACTTAAGAGATTAAATTCAGAATGTATTATTTAAATCAATACTGTTCTTTTACTACAAAGGCCATATGATGGCTCCATGCCTCCGTGAATTGGTAATGGCCGCATTTTTTATTTTTTAATGGAATATTAGTATTCGCTCTGTCATCGATCAAATCATCTCCATATGAATAGCCATGACCTTTAAAATCAGCTTTATGGATTGTCGTTAGTATTACGCTTAATGAAATAGAATCATTCGTTTTGTTACCCGCGGCACGAAGAACAAGCCAATCTTTATCTCGTGTATATTTTATAGCAACTCTTGAGCCTCTTCTTGTCAGTATCTTCTCAGTCCATGTTGGCGCAAGAATCCCATAATCGGCATAGCCAATTTTTGCATTAGCTGCAAGACTAGCTACCTTTTGCCATAATTCCCAATCATGGCGGATAAAATTACCAGAACCTGTTGCTATGCTCGCTATACTATCGGGAAATGCTCCTGAAAGTAACCTAACAGACATGAATCCAATCTTACTTATTGAGACTAATTTTTGGCTGAATACATTCAATGAATTTTGGTTTACATTAATTGGTGTCACACGCAGATCAATAATTAACTCTACATTGAACTGATGATCATGTGCAACCTTTAATATTTTTGTCAAATCAGTTATGTGATTTTCGCCAATCTCTAGCGAACTTAATCTTAATCTGAATGCAAGATTTCTACATTTTTTCAGTTGAATTAAATCTGCTTGATTTAATTTCGCGAACTCTTGAGGGCTTAGAGTAGGGGTAATTTGTTTGGAATTATGATAAGTGTTAACGAATACTAGTAACTCATTAAGGCGTGTTCTTACTAATAAACCATTATCTATTTTTGTTAACTTACCATCTGGATCTGAATAATCAACGTAGCATTTGTTACTCCATACAGATAAGAGTGAAGTTAAAATATCTGTATGTTGCTGTGAAGTTCTAATTTCTATACAAGGTGCGACACGAGGAATTATTGTGCTGTGTACATTCTCAAGCGCTTTTTTTTCCCACTTTTGCCATTTGATTACTGGCATGTAAGGAGGGTATTCGGAATACTTACTCTGCATAAGAAATCCTTCTTCAAAAGATAGAAAACCAATAGATTATCACGTAAATAGTTTCTTAGCGTTATGACTCATAGAGTAAACTGTAAAGCAAGGCGCGATTCTCAACGGTTCCATTAGTGCTGGGTCATGTTTAGTAGCACTCAGCATGTTCTATAGCGCTTTTCTGAGTGTTTTTCAATACATTATTGCTTTTTTTTAACGTCTATGAAGTAACGTATGATTTATAGTACGTTTTAAACTATTCCTTAGTGAAAAAGACCAGCTAAGCCGTTAACACAAACCATTCAAAAGATCGCCTAGATGCTGGTGGCATTTGCACCATTGACTCCATACAAGTGATTTATCGAACAAAGGGACTTCATATGCCTGTATTAATCTTTGATTACTCCTTGATATCCTAGACAATCTATCTTTTTGGAGAAATTGTTCTTGTGAAGCTATTATTAAAGATGGTGATGACAGATTAATAGAATATTCTTGGAGTTTAACAATCAATGATGGAGAATATGCAGTTAATCCGATAAAAGGATTTTTTATATTTGCAATGTCTTTAAGGAAAATTGTGTTATGATTCTTTTTATTAGGCTTGTCATTTGGCCTAATACGAGCTTCAATTCTTAAAAATGAATCAATATTTTTGTTTTTTATTTCAACATGGTTATCATTCACTTTGAAATTTTTCCCTACAAGATCCAACTTTTCATAGCATAAAAAATTAAGTTTAGATGTATGGCTACCTATCCTTAATCCAGGTAGTCCCTGTGGCTTTTCAAACTTTTTATGTGAGCTTGCATTTTTTAATCCCCATACATTATCTTTCAGTTTTTTGTTGTATATGTCTAATGCAATATCAAGTTGCGTTATCCATGATTTCTTTAATATCTTCAGGAAAATTTTCCCCGTATTTATATTTAACCAAGTAAGTAATTCATCAAACTGTCTATGGTTAAAATGTTGTGGCCTAAATTCTAACCTTATGAATCCTGTATTCTTTCTTAAAGGATGAAAATCGATGCGAAGAAGCATGTTTTTCTCTTTATTTTTCTCTCGAAAAATTAGAGATCTTGTATAGGGATGTTTTTTCTTGATGAAGACATGGTTTATGGTAAAAAAATTCTCCTTATCAGATTTAATATTCTGGATAGCATCAATGAAACTATTTTTATTTTTACGATTATTTAGATCACTAACAACCGTAAGTTTATCGATCCTCATTTTCATTACATCTCCATCCTTGCTTTTACCAATGTAAATGGACTTTCTATATTCGATATTGTTTTTGTTAATTAAGAGCAT from Enterobacter chengduensis includes:
- a CDS encoding sce7726 family protein, which encodes MIREAEIKKALSNYIKEKNNYTDSCIVEELRLNGGEIRADIVDLNEMHCYEIKSEGDSLNRLIRQGTQYGKTFDKVTIVAARCHLEKVIEIVPSWWGIIVINEKEEKFLKSFRQAKINKRVLSPEDIATLFSKEEALSVLDNFDTSKGWKSKSLYKIQSHIAGLLSLDELKHSVKESLLKRLNSECII
- a CDS encoding beta family protein; translated protein: MQSKYSEYPPYMPVIKWQKWEKKALENVHSTIIPRVAPCIEIRTSQQHTDILTSLLSVWSNKCYVDYSDPDGKLTKIDNGLLVRTRLNELLVFVNTYHNSKQITPTLSPQEFAKLNQADLIQLKKCRNLAFRLRLSSLEIGENHITDLTKILKVAHDHQFNVELIIDLRVTPINVNQNSLNVFSQKLVSISKIGFMSVRLLSGAFPDSIASIATGSGNFIRHDWELWQKVASLAANAKIGYADYGILAPTWTEKILTRRGSRVAIKYTRDKDWLVLRAAGNKTNDSISLSVILTTIHKADFKGHGYSYGDDLIDDRANTNIPLKNKKCGHYQFTEAWSHHMAFVVKEQY